Proteins found in one Lysinibacillus fusiformis genomic segment:
- a CDS encoding sigma-70 family RNA polymerase sigma factor, with protein MKNDKQKIEEFFYRNNEQVNNPIIKSFLSDSQNLYLVQKAILYPTDLNKKLVDESFQSHYINVRKIKYVSNLIYFFSLDFDKKRRRLQNRSLLILDKGLSEEGETTLKELIEDTRNENGLDHLIGGGLLDNIEDVQLLKSLQKLTVKQLQILEMIYVKELSIKEIAQLLQTTPQNISNHHRKALNKLNHSLGKREE; from the coding sequence ATGAAGAATGATAAACAAAAAATAGAGGAATTTTTCTATAGAAATAATGAGCAGGTTAACAATCCAATTATTAAAAGCTTTTTGTCGGATTCCCAAAATCTTTATTTGGTGCAAAAAGCGATCTTATATCCAACTGATTTGAATAAGAAACTCGTTGATGAATCTTTTCAATCGCACTATATAAATGTTAGGAAGATCAAATATGTAAGTAATTTAATTTATTTCTTTAGTTTAGATTTTGATAAAAAAAGAAGAAGGCTGCAAAATCGGTCTTTATTAATATTAGATAAGGGATTATCAGAGGAGGGGGAGACGACCCTAAAAGAACTAATAGAAGATACACGCAATGAAAATGGTCTAGATCATTTAATTGGTGGAGGATTATTGGACAATATAGAAGATGTACAGCTCTTAAAGTCCTTGCAAAAACTAACGGTAAAACAGCTTCAAATTTTAGAGATGATTTATGTAAAAGAGCTTTCTATAAAAGAGATAGCTCAACTATTACAAACAACTCCCCAGAATATATCCAATCATCATAGAAAGGCTTTAAATAAACTCAATCATTCACTCGGAAAAAGGGAGGAATAA
- a CDS encoding glutaredoxin family protein — MKYDITVYSSDGCQYCVRLKEWLEENNITYINKDINEEHVLMEFKQFNSSAIPFTLLVADNKVERIIGYQPEKIKAILEI; from the coding sequence ATGAAGTATGATATAACGGTATATTCAAGCGATGGATGTCAATATTGTGTTAGGTTGAAGGAGTGGTTAGAGGAAAATAATATTACTTATATTAATAAGGATATTAATGAAGAGCACGTATTAATGGAGTTTAAGCAATTTAATAGTAGCGCTATCCCATTTACTTTATTAGTCGCTGATAATAAAGTAGAGAGAATTATTGGTTATCAGCCAGAAAAAATAAAAGCTATATTAGAAATTTAA
- a CDS encoding YvrJ family protein, with the protein MTPENVPIWISLIGNFGFPIAITVYLFIRFERKIDKLEAVIMELSEVIKSLNYKKGG; encoded by the coding sequence ATGACACCAGAAAATGTTCCAATTTGGATTAGCCTAATAGGAAACTTTGGATTCCCTATTGCCATAACAGTCTATCTGTTCATTCGCTTTGAAAGGAAAATAGATAAATTAGAAGCTGTCATCATGGAGTTATCTGAAGTTATAAAATCTCTTAATTACAAGAAAGGAGGGTAA